CTGTTTTTCTAAACCAAAGATAGGCAAATAAACGGCTACCCTATCTCTTCGATCAGACATTTCTTTTGCTGAAACAGGAAGCTGTCGCCGCGCTGTTTTCCCATCAGCGAGGCGCCCAGCGGCGATTGCGGCGACACCGCAATCACTTTGGTTCCCGCCATATCCAGCAGTCCTACGCTGACGGCCACGAAGAAATACCCCGCCGTGGTTTTGACCAACGTGCCCAACCCAACGCGCTGAAACTCAAACAACGGGTCGATGCGGTCCAGCACGGCCCGTTCCTGACGGATCTGATCGTACAGTTGGGCGTGTCGATCGCGTTCATTCTGGGCCATGGCCCGGGCGGTTTCGTAT
Above is a window of Runella slithyformis DSM 19594 DNA encoding:
- a CDS encoding transcription elongation factor, with translation MKAAVLERLKAHLDSRMQAALEAMQSAQSSANEETKSSAGDKYETARAMAQNERDRHAQLYDQIRQERAVLDRIDPLFEFQRVGLGTLVKTTAGYFFVAVSVGLLDMAGTKVIAVSPQSPLGASLMGKQRGDSFLFQQKKCLIEEIG